A region from the Desulfitobacterium dehalogenans ATCC 51507 genome encodes:
- a CDS encoding ATP-binding protein encodes MRHKLMRKTFHSEQEFRHYRGQLHQCLEEALGCRGERATLSENEITMLEVALNEAVNNGFKYALDKVSAPAVTLSIYVLHSKFLVIRVKDNGSGFRADQVMAKVWALEENEEEEWEWGESGRGIFIMEAVMDKVRYNAKGNSVMLLKTLA; translated from the coding sequence ATGCGGCATAAGCTTATGCGCAAGACCTTTCATTCAGAGCAGGAGTTTCGCCATTATCGGGGACAGTTGCATCAATGTTTGGAAGAGGCCTTAGGGTGTAGGGGTGAAAGGGCAACACTGTCTGAAAATGAAATAACCATGCTGGAGGTTGCACTGAATGAAGCAGTGAACAATGGGTTTAAGTACGCCCTGGACAAAGTCTCTGCCCCTGCAGTAACCCTAAGCATCTATGTGCTCCACTCCAAATTTCTTGTCATTCGGGTCAAGGATAATGGGAGCGGGTTCCGAGCGGATCAAGTGATGGCTAAAGTCTGGGCCTTAGAGGAAAATGAGGAAGAAGAATGGGAATGGGGAGAGTCCGGCCGGGGGATTTTTATCATGGAAGCGGTTATGGATAAAGTTCGTTATAATGCCAAGGGCAACTCAGTCATGCTTTTAAAAACACTGGCTTAA
- a CDS encoding S41 family peptidase gives MTKFNIFCSKLSQSKAKVRRMLTASALALILSISAPAVALGSPIDDVRYLLENQYVDPVDPWVLNATSIEEMLKRLDDPHTVFFTQKEYQKFLDSMELSFTGIGVYIQLEPRGLEIVGVIEGSPAKEARLKTGDIIVEAGGQNLAGLSQDAATGFIRGPEGSTVDIVVLRGEERLSLKVARRAVEVPTVSGEMLGEDIGYVAIESFGESTEVLFGQVVKELDKQGADAWVVDLRNNPGGYLDSALSLAGYFIGEQTALQTKDRSQEFTPYKAEKHEFIFTEPVIFLTDENSASASEILTAVVKDYQKAAVVGTNTYGKGSVQTLYQLSNGDVLKITVAKFYSPYGKEINGVGIRPDVEIQENEPLKMAVLMLDGATQVDAEGKQVTDLIQFTAGGKDWNLSLEQAREPEYWSTYREFIQNNAFPGGFSWRNSSVWTTFSQGEQDALWPLFYPDYQGMNELKDLSVDKTFTVRFTAPLDFKSVTKNAFELIESESGKRIPVKFEKVDERSVKVIPEGLLEPEKTYWLLTHQGIAAQDGSILKEGVLTVGTTGKAH, from the coding sequence ATGACTAAATTCAATATCTTTTGCAGCAAATTGAGTCAATCCAAAGCCAAAGTACGGAGAATGCTTACAGCTTCCGCTTTGGCGCTGATCTTAAGTATATCTGCTCCGGCTGTAGCTTTGGGGAGCCCTATAGACGATGTGCGCTACTTATTGGAGAATCAGTATGTTGATCCGGTGGATCCCTGGGTGCTCAACGCCACCAGTATTGAAGAGATGCTTAAGCGCTTAGATGATCCTCATACGGTCTTTTTTACGCAAAAGGAATACCAAAAATTCCTTGATTCCATGGAATTGAGTTTTACGGGGATCGGAGTATATATTCAGCTGGAGCCAAGGGGTTTGGAGATTGTCGGTGTCATTGAGGGATCACCGGCTAAGGAAGCCAGGCTCAAAACAGGGGATATTATTGTTGAAGCAGGAGGACAGAATCTGGCAGGACTTTCTCAGGATGCGGCTACCGGTTTTATCCGGGGGCCAGAGGGGAGTACTGTGGATATCGTGGTACTGCGGGGAGAAGAGCGCCTTAGTTTAAAGGTAGCCCGCAGGGCGGTTGAAGTCCCTACCGTGAGCGGAGAGATGCTCGGTGAGGATATCGGCTATGTGGCCATAGAGTCCTTCGGCGAGTCCACGGAGGTACTATTCGGACAGGTTGTCAAGGAACTGGATAAGCAAGGGGCGGATGCCTGGGTCGTGGATCTGCGCAATAATCCGGGAGGGTATTTGGACTCAGCCTTAAGTCTGGCAGGGTATTTTATTGGTGAGCAGACAGCCTTGCAGACGAAGGATCGCTCCCAGGAGTTTACTCCTTACAAGGCTGAAAAGCATGAATTTATCTTTACTGAACCGGTGATCTTTTTAACCGATGAGAATAGTGCCAGCGCCTCAGAGATATTAACGGCAGTAGTTAAGGACTACCAAAAGGCAGCGGTAGTAGGAACCAATACCTATGGTAAGGGTTCTGTACAGACGTTGTATCAGCTCTCCAATGGAGATGTTCTCAAGATCACGGTGGCTAAATTCTATTCTCCTTATGGAAAGGAAATCAATGGGGTAGGAATTCGTCCTGATGTGGAGATTCAGGAAAATGAGCCCCTGAAGATGGCGGTATTGATGTTGGACGGAGCTACCCAAGTGGATGCAGAAGGAAAGCAAGTTACGGACCTTATTCAATTCACTGCCGGGGGCAAGGATTGGAACCTCTCCCTCGAGCAAGCAAGAGAGCCTGAATACTGGTCAACTTATCGGGAGTTCATCCAAAACAACGCTTTCCCCGGAGGGTTTTCCTGGCGGAATAGCTCAGTGTGGACAACTTTTTCCCAAGGTGAACAGGATGCCTTATGGCCTTTATTTTATCCAGACTATCAGGGGATGAATGAACTTAAGGATCTTTCCGTGGATAAGACCTTTACTGTGCGGTTTACCGCTCCCCTAGATTTTAAGAGTGTGACCAAGAATGCCTTCGAACTGATTGAGAGCGAAAGCGGCAAGCGTATTCCCGTGAAATTCGAGAAAGTGGATGAACGCTCGGTTAAAGTGATTCCGGAAGGCCTTCTCGAACCTGAAAAAACCTACTGGCTTCTTACTCATCAGGGAATTGCCGCTCAGGATGGCTCCATTCTGAAAGAAGGAGTACTAACCGTCGGAACCACTGGAAAGGCTCATTAG
- a CDS encoding STAS domain-containing protein, with protein sequence MSIDIRVDKQEVFVELEGKIYVEDAAVMREKLLPLIEQGKSHFVFDTHRLNYIDSSGLGVLVAIHKRAIERGGGIIVQGLQGAVKELFHLTRLNKVFEIR encoded by the coding sequence ATGTCAATAGATATCCGGGTGGATAAGCAAGAGGTTTTTGTGGAACTAGAAGGTAAGATTTATGTAGAAGACGCTGCCGTCATGAGAGAGAAGCTTCTCCCCCTGATTGAACAGGGGAAGTCTCATTTTGTCTTTGACACTCACAGGCTGAACTATATTGACAGTTCAGGTCTGGGTGTATTGGTGGCAATTCATAAGCGGGCTATTGAGCGCGGCGGCGGGATTATTGTTCAAGGACTCCAAGGTGCAGTTAAGGAGCTTTTTCATTTAACCCGCCTGAATAAGGTGTTTGAGATACGCTAA
- a CDS encoding SpoIIE family protein phosphatase codes for MDYDESTRHIFAQVFEFAQEGICITNPQGDIIYVNPAFTKTTGYTLEEVLGNNPRILKSGRHPREFYTEMWRDLTEKGQWQREIWNKRKNGEIYPEWLNIHAVRNDEAVLTHYVAIFRDITEDMLIRKEVQLAGKIQKNILRSDFSNDNLKMKSIYLPYHHLSGDYYDYRWDEKNQILKGFLFDVMGHGVAAALQVTALRVLFRQVVGRKIPLAEKVEWVNHEAKSILPEDSFAAAIFFDIDIAQGKLSYVMAGINHLLYYSSENGQPGIRVLSQPGLFLGISEHAEFEEHVCPLKIGDGVIFLTDGFYDLVQEKECPLQVMTIESTMHWLDSLSLRNELNDDATALGFMVNAGCCLEA; via the coding sequence ATGGACTATGATGAATCCACCCGGCATATTTTTGCTCAAGTCTTTGAGTTTGCTCAGGAAGGTATTTGTATCACCAATCCTCAAGGAGATATCATCTACGTCAATCCTGCTTTTACGAAAACCACAGGCTACACCTTGGAAGAGGTTCTGGGGAATAATCCGCGAATACTCAAATCAGGACGTCATCCCCGCGAATTCTATACGGAGATGTGGAGGGATTTGACGGAGAAAGGTCAATGGCAAAGAGAGATTTGGAATAAGCGGAAGAATGGGGAGATCTACCCGGAATGGCTGAACATCCATGCGGTTCGCAATGACGAGGCTGTGCTCACCCACTATGTAGCTATTTTCCGGGATATCACCGAGGATATGCTGATTCGCAAAGAGGTTCAATTAGCGGGAAAGATTCAGAAAAACATTTTGAGGTCGGATTTCTCCAACGATAACCTTAAAATGAAGAGCATCTATCTCCCCTACCACCATCTGAGCGGAGATTATTACGATTATCGTTGGGATGAGAAGAACCAGATTCTTAAGGGGTTCCTCTTTGATGTCATGGGTCATGGAGTAGCCGCAGCGTTACAGGTGACCGCATTAAGAGTTCTCTTTCGCCAGGTGGTAGGACGCAAAATCCCTCTTGCAGAGAAGGTGGAATGGGTGAATCATGAGGCGAAAAGCATTCTCCCGGAAGATAGTTTTGCTGCTGCTATCTTTTTCGACATCGATATCGCTCAGGGTAAGCTCAGTTATGTCATGGCCGGGATCAATCATCTGCTATATTATTCTTCGGAGAATGGACAACCGGGTATCAGGGTTTTAAGTCAACCGGGCCTCTTCTTGGGAATTTCAGAGCATGCTGAGTTTGAAGAGCATGTATGTCCCCTTAAGATAGGGGATGGAGTGATTTTTCTTACGGATGGTTTTTATGATTTGGTTCAAGAGAAAGAATGCCCTCTTCAAGTGATGACCATAGAAAGCACCATGCATTGGCTGGATTCCTTATCCTTAAGAAATGAACTTAACGACGATGCCACTGCCTTAGGGTTTATGGTTAATGCCGGGTGCTGTCTAGAAGCATAA
- a CDS encoding aspartyl-phosphate phosphatase Spo0E family protein, with protein MEHTNLLNEIEDLRRQLYALSYDKELADPAVVRMSQELDGLLNLYYRTCLSRDYRKVG; from the coding sequence ATGGAACATACAAACTTACTCAATGAAATTGAAGATCTCAGACGTCAACTTTATGCCTTATCCTACGATAAGGAGCTGGCGGACCCTGCGGTGGTCCGGATGAGCCAGGAATTGGACGGTTTATTAAATCTATATTATCGAACCTGCCTTTCACGAGACTATCGGAAAGTTGGATGA
- a CDS encoding ferredoxin, with product MMAKIIRERCIGCGACASVCPKVFDMDDEGLAIVIATPVPEDEEISAQEAADRCPVEAITIG from the coding sequence ATGATGGCCAAAATAATTAGAGAGAGATGCATTGGTTGCGGAGCTTGTGCAAGTGTATGCCCCAAGGTTTTTGATATGGACGACGAAGGGTTGGCTATTGTCATAGCGACTCCTGTCCCTGAGGATGAGGAGATCAGCGCACAAGAAGCAGCAGATAGGTGTCCCGTAGAAGCTATTACCATCGGGTAG
- a CDS encoding methyl-accepting chemotaxis protein encodes MKIGVRFRVLGAFIGIISIFLISIVITNYLQIKVNDEVDDIFGHTTLMISAQSMKTEVSRARNESEFMAAKTWLEKMRENEHLSTEDQQDLERIEAMLLTYEITPLTQALDTLIERQAEVLNTNEELIHKNMNTMTLVSWGGTLVAVLAALFLAYLITRYILRSINELQETMSKAGLGDLTVFAPVHSSDEFGDLSAAFNVMITRLSDVVKNVRELAENLAATSEELAATSEEATVAVAEVSESMQSVADESDTGAKSIVEASQVLLELSSLTQIAKTQSQSAAVNSQQTMDTAEQGKSTVDDAISRMHTIHSKTSETEELMQQLSELSKQIDSITVTITGLADQTNLLALNAAIEAARAGESGRGFAVVAEEVRKLAEQSTQGAKDVAGLVQKVLVGVGDVVQATNLTRQEVENGVQIMNQAGDALNDIYGAVQKTAADVHSSVEVTDSEVASSERIVALINSVATVIENTSSHAQQVAASSEEINASLETVATSIQGTAYMAQDLNQKVEHFKLADSNLTTVEILEKAKTDHLLWKSRIVNMLKGIEEVAPEEVTSHQHCRLGKWYFKEDNALKDYPEFKALDEPHHQVHKMAQEAAKAYHEGDLKLAQACLKKLDKHSDKVIKCINSLIEKEKAKGK; translated from the coding sequence ATGAAAATTGGGGTCCGGTTTCGCGTTTTGGGAGCATTTATTGGAATTATCTCCATCTTTTTAATATCCATCGTGATCACCAATTATTTGCAGATTAAGGTGAATGACGAGGTGGATGATATCTTCGGCCATACCACGTTGATGATCTCAGCTCAATCCATGAAGACTGAGGTTAGCCGTGCCCGGAATGAAAGTGAATTCATGGCTGCCAAGACATGGCTTGAAAAGATGAGGGAGAACGAGCATTTATCTACTGAGGATCAGCAGGATTTAGAGAGAATCGAAGCCATGCTGCTTACCTATGAGATCACACCTCTTACCCAAGCTTTGGATACCTTGATCGAGAGACAAGCGGAAGTTTTGAACACGAATGAAGAATTGATTCATAAGAATATGAATACGATGACTTTGGTAAGCTGGGGCGGGACCCTGGTTGCAGTCCTGGCGGCTTTGTTCCTGGCCTACTTAATAACTCGCTACATTTTAAGGTCGATTAACGAATTGCAAGAGACCATGAGCAAGGCAGGATTAGGAGATTTGACAGTTTTTGCTCCTGTGCACTCCAGTGATGAATTCGGGGATTTGAGTGCAGCCTTTAATGTGATGATTACCCGTCTATCCGATGTGGTGAAGAATGTCCGGGAACTGGCGGAGAACCTGGCGGCGACCTCAGAGGAATTAGCTGCCACCAGCGAAGAGGCGACGGTAGCCGTAGCTGAAGTCAGTGAAAGCATGCAAAGTGTCGCCGATGAATCCGATACGGGGGCTAAGTCCATCGTGGAAGCCTCTCAGGTACTGTTAGAGCTTTCATCCCTGACCCAGATCGCCAAAACCCAAAGTCAATCTGCGGCAGTGAATTCCCAGCAGACTATGGATACGGCTGAGCAGGGCAAAAGCACGGTGGATGATGCAATAAGCCGGATGCATACCATTCATTCCAAGACCTCGGAGACGGAAGAATTAATGCAACAACTCAGTGAACTTTCCAAACAGATCGATTCCATTACGGTAACCATTACTGGGCTTGCGGATCAGACCAATCTGCTGGCTTTAAATGCAGCTATCGAGGCTGCCCGGGCAGGGGAGTCCGGTCGTGGCTTTGCCGTGGTGGCGGAGGAGGTCCGGAAACTCGCCGAGCAGTCCACTCAAGGAGCCAAAGATGTGGCAGGTTTAGTCCAAAAGGTCCTGGTTGGAGTGGGTGATGTGGTCCAGGCTACAAATTTGACCCGCCAAGAGGTAGAAAATGGGGTTCAGATTATGAATCAAGCCGGTGATGCCCTGAATGATATCTATGGCGCCGTCCAAAAGACTGCTGCGGATGTTCACTCCAGTGTGGAAGTTACGGATTCTGAAGTGGCCAGCTCGGAAAGAATCGTGGCTTTGATTAACTCGGTGGCAACCGTTATTGAGAATACATCCTCTCATGCCCAACAAGTAGCCGCATCTTCTGAAGAGATTAATGCTTCACTGGAGACGGTGGCCACAAGTATCCAGGGTACCGCTTATATGGCTCAGGATTTGAATCAGAAGGTGGAACATTTTAAGCTGGCTGATTCCAACCTAACCACGGTGGAGATCTTGGAAAAAGCCAAAACCGACCACTTGCTGTGGAAATCCCGGATTGTCAACATGCTTAAAGGAATTGAAGAGGTGGCTCCTGAAGAGGTTACCTCTCATCAGCATTGTCGATTAGGGAAATGGTATTTCAAAGAGGACAATGCTCTAAAGGATTATCCGGAATTTAAGGCCTTAGATGAACCTCATCATCAAGTACATAAAATGGCCCAGGAGGCGGCTAAGGCCTACCATGAAGGCGACCTTAAGCTGGCTCAAGCCTGTCTGAAGAAGCTGGATAAGCACTCTGACAAGGTGATCAAATGCATCAATAGCCTGATTGAAAAGGAAAAAGCCAAAGGAAAATAA
- a CDS encoding D-amino acid aminotransferase — MSDYPGIAWVNGKFSSLQEAQIPFLDRGYFFGDGVYEAVKVCEGKLFALKEHLERFERSMKEIRITPPKTTEEFAALVLESVEKAGIPNAMVYLQVTRGVGPRMHAFLPESEPMVTLFVAPMASAEEKVREDGVSCIIVPDERWAHPHIKTLNLLPNVLAKQAAAEQGAYEAILVLGTEPGGGLITEASSSNVAAVIGGKVVTPPLNGRILPGVSRAIMLETAREAGIEVEEREITLEELRSAEEIMLTSTGCEVLGVGKLDGVTVGKGGAGPITRRLYEIFMAGWEKRLT, encoded by the coding sequence ATGTCAGATTATCCGGGAATCGCTTGGGTGAATGGTAAATTTTCCAGCTTGCAAGAGGCACAAATCCCCTTTTTGGATCGCGGGTATTTTTTTGGTGATGGAGTCTATGAGGCGGTCAAGGTCTGTGAGGGTAAGCTCTTTGCTTTAAAGGAGCATTTGGAGCGTTTCGAAAGGAGCATGAAAGAGATTCGTATCACCCCCCCTAAGACTACTGAGGAATTCGCGGCCCTAGTCTTAGAGAGTGTGGAAAAGGCAGGAATCCCCAATGCCATGGTGTATCTGCAAGTTACGCGAGGAGTGGGACCCAGAATGCATGCTTTTTTGCCGGAAAGTGAGCCCATGGTTACCTTATTTGTGGCCCCTATGGCCTCTGCCGAAGAAAAGGTCCGTGAGGATGGAGTAAGCTGCATTATAGTACCTGATGAGCGATGGGCTCATCCTCATATTAAAACCCTTAACCTTCTGCCCAATGTATTGGCCAAGCAGGCCGCTGCAGAGCAGGGTGCTTATGAAGCGATTTTAGTGCTGGGAACAGAACCGGGCGGAGGGCTGATTACTGAGGCCTCCAGCAGCAATGTGGCTGCAGTCATCGGGGGTAAGGTTGTGACACCACCTCTTAATGGGCGGATCCTACCCGGGGTAAGTCGGGCGATTATGCTCGAGACTGCCCGTGAAGCTGGAATCGAAGTGGAGGAAAGGGAGATTACTCTTGAAGAATTGCGTAGTGCTGAAGAGATTATGCTCACAAGCACAGGGTGTGAGGTCTTAGGGGTAGGGAAATTGGATGGTGTGACAGTAGGGAAAGGAGGAGCCGGTCCTATAACCAGAAGATTATACGAGATCTTTATGGCTGGATGGGAGAAAAGATTAACTTAA
- the mutY gene encoding A/G-specific adenine glycosylase, with protein MSGINSSKLIQWFNQVKRDLPWRKTKEPYAIWVSEVMLQQTQVITVIPYYLRFMKRFPDLFALAEAEQEEVLELWRGLGYYSRARRLWEGARYVVQMTEGRMPENYDALLTIKGVGEYTAAAIASIAYEERVPVMDGNVKRVLSRILRWEEDVEKARSRRFFLEYLKEVIPGDCPGDFNQGMMELGATVCTPKNPRCEQCPLQEDCESFALGDPQVYPVKKSKEKPTEAFRPTLILLHRGQVLLKKRPTTGLLANLWEFPGEEMMIPSLEKFREGKEWYGLYKNQISDPTYDEIVKELLSRNPSVKGPLVHTFSHRRWQMVWVVLDLDDVIDKSSEVRAGKDSQLKEDGLCWMDVKELDRIALPVAFQKIWTKLQER; from the coding sequence GTGAGTGGAATAAACTCTTCAAAGCTGATCCAATGGTTCAATCAAGTCAAGAGGGATTTGCCTTGGCGGAAGACAAAAGAGCCCTATGCTATTTGGGTATCTGAGGTAATGCTCCAGCAGACTCAGGTAATTACAGTTATTCCATACTACTTACGGTTTATGAAACGGTTTCCCGATCTTTTTGCTCTGGCTGAAGCAGAGCAGGAGGAGGTGCTGGAGCTATGGCGGGGTTTGGGGTATTATTCACGGGCCAGACGCTTGTGGGAGGGCGCCCGCTATGTGGTGCAAATGACGGAGGGAAGAATGCCCGAGAACTATGATGCGCTCCTCACGATTAAAGGTGTAGGTGAGTATACCGCGGCAGCCATTGCCAGCATTGCTTATGAAGAGCGGGTTCCGGTGATGGATGGGAATGTAAAGCGAGTGCTGAGCCGCATTCTCCGTTGGGAGGAAGATGTGGAGAAGGCTAGGTCAAGGCGCTTTTTTCTTGAATATCTTAAGGAAGTGATACCCGGAGATTGTCCAGGAGATTTTAATCAAGGAATGATGGAGTTGGGAGCAACGGTATGCACTCCTAAGAATCCACGATGTGAGCAATGTCCCCTCCAAGAGGATTGTGAGAGCTTTGCCCTGGGTGACCCTCAAGTGTACCCTGTGAAAAAAAGCAAAGAGAAACCTACGGAAGCTTTTCGTCCCACCCTAATCCTTCTTCACCGAGGGCAGGTTCTTCTGAAAAAGAGGCCCACCACAGGGCTTTTGGCCAATCTATGGGAGTTCCCTGGAGAAGAGATGATGATACCCTCACTGGAAAAATTCAGAGAAGGTAAGGAATGGTATGGACTTTATAAAAATCAGATATCTGATCCAACCTATGATGAGATCGTCAAAGAACTGCTTAGCCGTAACCCAAGCGTGAAAGGTCCTTTAGTTCATACCTTCAGTCATCGACGCTGGCAGATGGTTTGGGTGGTTCTCGATCTTGACGATGTAATAGATAAGTCATCAGAGGTCAGGGCGGGTAAGGATTCCCAGCTGAAGGAAGATGGCTTGTGTTGGATGGATGTAAAGGAACTGGATAGAATCGCCTTACCCGTGGCTTTTCAAAAAATCTGGACTAAACTACAGGAAAGATGA